The DNA region AGGTCCAACTTGGCCGCGACCGGGATGACGGCGCAGGCCAGCGCCTTCGGCTCCAGCTGGACGATCAGGGTCTTGTAGACGATGGCCGGGTCGAGCCCGAGCGATTCGGCCGCATGCAGGCCGATGGCGTCGGCCGACGGGTCGTATTCATATTCCATCAGCCGGAAGGCGACACCCGCCGCCTTCGCCGCGTTGACCGCCGGTGTCACCTTCGCCGCCATGCTCCGCACCGCTCACTGGAAAAAGCGGCGGGAGCTTGGCAGGCGATACCGGGGGTGTAAAGCCCTCTCCCGCAGTCCGGGAAAGGGGGAAGGCTCACTCCCCGCCGCGCGAGGACGGGTTGCCGATCATCGTCAGGAATTCGCGGCGGGTCGACGGGTCGCTGCGGAAGGCGCCCAGCATGCGGCTGGTCACCATGGTCACGCCGGTCTTGTGGACGCCGCGGGTGGTCATGCACTGGTGCTGCGCCTCGATCACCACGGCCACGCCCTCGGGCTGCAACACCTCGTCGATGGTGTTGGCGATCTGCGCCGTCATCTTCTCCTGGATCTGCAAGCGCTTGCCATAGGCCTCGACCAGCCGGGCCAGCTTGGAGATGCCGACAACGCGGCGGCGCGGCAGATAGGCGACATGGGCCTTGCCGATGATCGGCACCATGTGGTGCTCGCAGTAGGATTCGACCCGGATGTCGCGCAGCACGACCATCTCGTCGTAGCCGTCGGTCTCCTCGAAGGTGCGCGACAGGATTTCGACCGGATCGATGCCATAGCCGGCGAAGAATTCATCATAGGAGCGGACGACGCGGTCCGGCGTGCCGACCAGCCCCTCGCGCGTCGGGTCGTCGCCGGCCCAGCGGATCAGGGTGCGCACGGCCTCCTCCGCCTCGGCGCGGGACGGGCGGGCGGCATCGGCGGTGGCATCCGGCCGCGACAGGCCGGGTCCGCGGAACACATTGTCGAGAACCGGGGGCTTGGCCGGGGTCTTGGTAGCCGTCACGGGAACATCCTTTCCATTACCGGGAAACGCCCTGCGCGAAACCGCCGTGGGCCACGCAACACGCCCATCGTGTCTGGCATCAGTACGGAACCGGAGCCTCGGCGGATCAACCGAACGGCCGACAAGACGACAGGACCCTCCGTCCACACGGAGGCATGACGCCCATCCCGTTTCCGTCGCCTGACACCCTTCGGAAACCCCCGGAAGGGTCGCCTCCTATGGCCTTCAATCTCGAGGACAAGGTAGGGCCGGCCATGCGGCTTGTCAAAGCCGCCTGTTGAATCTTTCCAATATTCACACGAATTCTATT from Azospirillum sp. B510 includes:
- the folE gene encoding GTP cyclohydrolase I FolE, encoding MFRGPGLSRPDATADAARPSRAEAEEAVRTLIRWAGDDPTREGLVGTPDRVVRSYDEFFAGYGIDPVEILSRTFEETDGYDEMVVLRDIRVESYCEHHMVPIIGKAHVAYLPRRRVVGISKLARLVEAYGKRLQIQEKMTAQIANTIDEVLQPEGVAVVIEAQHQCMTTRGVHKTGVTMVTSRMLGAFRSDPSTRREFLTMIGNPSSRGGE